A single Saccharolobus shibatae B12 DNA region contains:
- a CDS encoding thiamine pyrophosphate-binding protein has translation MGESSKKYATDLIVDILKEFNIEYVVANIGSSFRALWESLVNYGNGRPQLLSVPHEEIAVGIAHGYAKVTKRPIAVLLHDTVGLLHATMAIYNAWCDRVPVILICANGPLDIKRRRPWIDWAHTTLLPNNIIRNYVKWDDYVTSLESYIQSFIRAYNIAMETPNAPVFIGVDVDVLEKEPEKLPEIPKASYNSTKIYPDISMIKKVYDEISSAENPLIIVGRIGLLHENISKLITFAELTGSKVIDTLEYFNFPNTHPLDATFTNAVQEADVILAIDTLSLDYYLYKTDKLTRDRKPLFKQDAKIFVIGNYLINSWSYDYGDLIPAQSIKSDSDTALEALLSVASTKLIKKDVINERIQKAKEIHNELRKSWLNEAKSSSGKPISLSKLNLELWNAVKETGVDWVLTSVSHGSAVIWNRKIWDWKKPGCYIGWSRGAGLGYGLPVAIGASLALKDKEKIVIDLQPDGDLLYTPSALWVASHARLPLLVVMYNNRAYYNDADHNALIAKTRNRDSEKAFRVGGEIKDPIIDFATLARSFGLAGIGPIEDSGNLLEVFKEAINTIKEKKIPVLLDIITSTP, from the coding sequence ATGGGAGAGTCTAGTAAGAAATATGCAACAGATTTAATTGTAGATATACTTAAGGAGTTTAACATAGAATATGTAGTTGCCAACATAGGTTCGTCTTTTAGAGCATTATGGGAATCTTTAGTAAATTATGGAAACGGTAGGCCACAATTACTTAGTGTACCTCATGAAGAGATAGCCGTAGGTATAGCCCATGGCTATGCTAAAGTAACTAAAAGGCCTATTGCCGTTTTGCTTCATGATACTGTAGGATTACTTCACGCTACAATGGCAATTTACAATGCTTGGTGTGATAGAGTTCCCGTAATATTGATATGTGCAAATGGTCCATTAGACATTAAAAGAAGAAGGCCTTGGATAGATTGGGCTCATACTACTTTACTACCTAATAACATCATACGAAATTATGTGAAATGGGATGATTACGTAACATCACTGGAATCGTATATTCAATCATTTATTAGAGCTTATAATATAGCAATGGAGACCCCCAATGCCCCAGTATTTATAGGCGTTGATGTAGATGTGTTAGAAAAGGAGCCAGAGAAATTACCAGAAATTCCTAAAGCTTCCTACAATTCTACGAAGATTTATCCAGATATCTCAATGATTAAAAAGGTATATGATGAAATAAGTTCTGCAGAAAATCCATTAATAATTGTCGGAAGAATTGGACTACTTCATGAAAATATTAGTAAGCTAATAACTTTTGCTGAGCTAACCGGCTCTAAAGTAATTGATACATTAGAGTACTTTAATTTTCCCAATACTCATCCTTTAGATGCTACGTTCACAAACGCTGTACAAGAGGCGGATGTGATATTAGCCATAGACACGCTTTCGTTAGACTATTATTTATATAAAACTGATAAACTCACCAGAGATCGGAAACCTCTATTTAAACAAGATGCGAAAATATTTGTAATAGGTAATTATCTAATAAATTCCTGGTCATATGATTATGGAGATTTAATTCCAGCTCAGAGTATAAAATCTGACTCAGATACAGCTTTGGAAGCACTACTTAGCGTAGCATCTACTAAGTTAATTAAAAAAGATGTAATTAATGAAAGAATTCAGAAAGCAAAAGAGATTCACAACGAATTAAGAAAATCGTGGTTAAATGAGGCAAAGAGCAGTTCAGGGAAGCCGATCTCTCTTTCTAAACTTAACTTGGAATTATGGAATGCGGTAAAAGAAACTGGAGTCGATTGGGTTCTCACCAGTGTAAGTCACGGAAGTGCCGTAATTTGGAATAGAAAAATTTGGGATTGGAAAAAACCAGGATGTTATATAGGCTGGTCCAGAGGTGCAGGATTAGGATATGGATTGCCAGTAGCTATAGGAGCATCCTTAGCGTTAAAGGATAAGGAAAAAATAGTAATTGATCTTCAACCTGATGGAGATCTATTGTACACTCCATCAGCCTTATGGGTAGCTTCACATGCTAGATTACCATTACTTGTAGTCATGTATAACAATAGAGCATATTATAATGATGCTGACCACAATGCCCTAATTGCCAAAACGAGGAATAGAGATAGTGAAAAGGCATTTAGAGTCGGGGGTGAAATTAAAGATCCTATAATAGATTTTGCCACACTAGCCAGAAGCTTTGGCTTAGCTGGAATTGGACCAATAGAAGATAGTGGAAATCTTCTAGAAGTTTTTAAAGAAGCTATAAACACGATAAAGGAAAAGAAAATTCCAGTATTATTGGATATAATTACTTCAACACCGTGA
- a CDS encoding amidohydrolase family protein → MLSKPDELKDTIIVDAEAHLMESPEEYQDYLEKPYRIPMIVKDVVTNTRYLVVDGKLVPRPFGFGGGMILGNIDHARNPYWGANNPKLKAKGFSLDDIEGRLRDMDQMGIDIQIVACTNCLSIPNIKDRNYANALAKAYNNYVSDKLREIEDRRILASAIVPLQDVDLAIKELERAKELGFKSVVVPPYVSNGTYIASKPIWEEEFFKFFEKVAQLDMILIIHPTGATNESPFAFQFYNWYYVRSIAFPFSNMATLTGLVGEGIFERLSKLKVCFAESGGSWLPYWIWWLDETIEHGALRKYFKDRFGIDPYPNLKKLASEYLQQGNIYVSLESDEPPELVRYLVEKLGMENNLLFGTDYPHVSDIEYFPDEISVFIENVAKPANLALNQIRKVLGENAVELFNLR, encoded by the coding sequence ATGTTAAGTAAACCTGATGAGTTAAAAGATACCATAATAGTAGATGCTGAGGCACATTTAATGGAAAGTCCTGAAGAGTATCAAGATTATCTAGAAAAACCTTACAGAATACCGATGATAGTTAAGGATGTAGTTACTAATACCAGGTATTTAGTGGTTGATGGAAAACTAGTTCCAAGGCCCTTTGGTTTTGGAGGAGGTATGATATTAGGGAATATAGATCACGCCAGAAATCCATATTGGGGTGCTAACAACCCTAAATTAAAGGCTAAGGGGTTTTCCCTTGACGATATCGAAGGAAGATTAAGAGATATGGATCAAATGGGTATTGATATCCAAATAGTAGCTTGTACCAATTGCCTTTCAATCCCTAACATTAAGGATAGAAATTACGCAAACGCATTAGCTAAGGCTTACAATAATTATGTTAGTGATAAATTAAGAGAAATTGAAGATAGAAGAATATTGGCTAGCGCAATCGTTCCATTACAAGATGTCGATTTGGCAATTAAGGAGCTTGAGAGAGCAAAAGAGTTAGGATTTAAGAGCGTAGTTGTCCCTCCTTATGTATCAAACGGAACTTATATTGCGTCTAAGCCAATATGGGAAGAGGAGTTTTTCAAATTCTTTGAGAAAGTTGCGCAATTAGATATGATACTGATAATTCACCCTACTGGAGCTACTAACGAATCCCCATTTGCATTTCAATTCTATAATTGGTACTACGTTAGAAGTATTGCATTTCCGTTCTCTAATATGGCAACTTTAACCGGGTTAGTTGGAGAAGGTATTTTTGAGAGATTATCTAAGTTGAAGGTATGCTTTGCAGAATCTGGAGGTAGTTGGTTACCTTATTGGATATGGTGGCTTGATGAGACTATAGAGCATGGTGCATTGAGAAAGTATTTTAAAGATAGGTTTGGAATAGATCCTTATCCTAATTTAAAGAAGTTGGCCTCAGAATATCTTCAGCAAGGTAATATATACGTCAGTTTAGAGTCAGATGAGCCTCCAGAGCTAGTGAGATATCTGGTTGAAAAGTTAGGAATGGAGAATAACTTGCTATTTGGAACCGATTATCCTCATGTATCAGATATAGAATACTTTCCTGATGAAATATCGGTATTTATAGAAAATGTAGCAAAGCCAGCAAATTTAGCGTTAAACCAAATAAGAAAGGTTCTAGGGGAAAATGCAGTAGAATTATTTAATTTAAGGTAA
- a CDS encoding Rieske (2Fe-2S) protein, producing MAPVKKVKLCNISDVNEGDIKGFRIENRSLIVIKVKNKIYVYDALCTHRNCNLARMGILKDNKIVCTCHESEFDIETGKPVNGLARKPLTKYEFVIEDNTISVIIP from the coding sequence ATGGCTCCAGTAAAAAAGGTCAAGCTATGTAATATCAGTGATGTAAATGAGGGCGATATTAAAGGATTTAGAATAGAAAATAGGAGTTTAATTGTAATAAAAGTTAAGAACAAAATTTATGTTTATGACGCATTATGTACTCATAGAAACTGCAATTTAGCTAGAATGGGAATACTAAAGGATAATAAAATAGTTTGTACATGTCATGAATCGGAGTTTGATATTGAAACCGGAAAACCAGTAAACGGCTTAGCCAGGAAGCCTTTAACAAAATATGAATTTGTAATCGAGGATAATACGATCAGTGTAATAATACCTTAA
- a CDS encoding MFS transporter, translating to MAKELSRELTRVTALSAFGTVVEWYDFFIIASVAATVWPSLFYPKSVASSVGVAASIATYSSAFFSRPIGSILFGHYGDKLGRKPMLIWTLGITSLGMVGLALTPTYAEIGFLAPILLLIFRLIEGIGLGGEWGGAASVITEFSMKSGKVGYWTSWIQATTAFGIVASIIGTLILRQILPPIGFINYGWRILIGVGAVALVIGAIIRYYIFESPQFQKILREGQVAKAPISLAFKIDWKKIVLSGLCWPFIVTLVAIEMYPTGLSYMLQLKASVFIAYSAILVGNLIQALAIILGGILSDRIGQRKLILLISNILSIIASVTFFPLLNLGDIVWFMIAYSFLGFSIGLGFGTVAALLTGLYPTRYRYTASGFSFQLGGVIAGIYSSLLLPTAILVSHGLVKAWPLIEILAVSVCVISLVTNLLLKETEVKE from the coding sequence ATGGCAAAGGAGCTAAGTAGAGAACTGACTAGAGTAACTGCATTATCGGCATTTGGAACTGTAGTAGAATGGTACGATTTCTTCATAATAGCGTCAGTTGCTGCTACAGTATGGCCATCACTCTTCTATCCTAAATCAGTAGCGTCTAGTGTAGGTGTTGCAGCCTCAATAGCTACATACTCTAGTGCATTTTTCAGTAGACCTATAGGCTCCATATTGTTCGGTCATTATGGTGATAAACTAGGTAGAAAGCCTATGCTAATCTGGACTTTAGGTATCACATCATTGGGTATGGTAGGACTTGCTTTAACTCCTACATATGCTGAAATAGGCTTTTTAGCTCCTATCCTTCTCTTAATCTTTAGATTAATCGAAGGAATAGGTTTAGGTGGAGAATGGGGTGGTGCGGCTTCAGTAATAACCGAGTTCTCGATGAAATCGGGTAAGGTGGGCTACTGGACTAGTTGGATTCAAGCAACCACTGCTTTTGGGATAGTAGCTTCAATAATAGGCACTCTAATACTTCGCCAAATATTGCCACCTATAGGTTTTATCAATTATGGTTGGAGAATACTCATAGGAGTTGGAGCAGTAGCATTAGTTATAGGAGCAATAATTAGGTATTACATATTTGAAAGCCCTCAGTTCCAAAAAATACTTAGAGAAGGCCAAGTAGCAAAAGCACCAATATCATTAGCTTTTAAAATCGACTGGAAGAAGATAGTTCTAAGTGGACTATGTTGGCCCTTTATAGTTACATTAGTCGCAATAGAAATGTATCCAACAGGATTAAGTTATATGTTACAACTTAAGGCTAGCGTATTTATAGCTTACTCTGCAATTTTAGTAGGTAATTTAATACAAGCCTTAGCTATTATCTTAGGGGGTATTCTTAGTGATAGAATAGGTCAAAGAAAACTTATCCTACTAATATCTAACATATTATCTATAATAGCTTCAGTTACATTCTTTCCGCTATTAAATCTTGGAGATATAGTATGGTTTATGATTGCATACTCATTTCTAGGTTTCAGCATCGGTTTAGGTTTCGGTACTGTCGCAGCACTATTAACAGGATTATACCCTACGAGATACAGATATACCGCTTCCGGTTTTTCGTTCCAGTTAGGTGGAGTTATAGCTGGTATTTATTCATCTCTTCTATTACCTACTGCAATTTTAGTTTCTCATGGGCTAGTAAAGGCTTGGCCTTTAATCGAGATTTTAGCGGTATCTGTTTGTGTAATTTCCTTAGTTACTAACTTGTTACTGAAAGAAACTGAGGTCAAGGAATAA
- a CDS encoding amidohydrolase family protein: protein MTKDSVIVDVHSHIYTKSYVNILEKYGMLSRLSEDTVKIGKGKRTALIGSAIIDMDKRLKEIEKFGFITYQILSISRPWTYFLPEQEEIKTARSINDEIAEIINKYPSTFGGLGTLPLNSDINYTIEEAERAVKDLGLNGFIIGTGIGDGTIDLPKFEPLLEVISKLDVPIFLHPGSMALDKIISEDYRTGELVNYLFETTHVLSRIILSGILDKYKLKIVAAHGGGYITYQFGRLDRGYEIYPEIKEKIKKKPSEYLKEIYYDSIVFSKEALEHLIRFAGKEHVMFGTDYPFKISDPVGMKKLLESLDLTEDELELIYMKNAKKLYKLKL from the coding sequence ATGACCAAAGATTCAGTTATAGTAGATGTTCATTCACACATATATACTAAAAGTTATGTAAATATTCTAGAAAAATACGGAATGTTAAGTAGACTTTCAGAAGATACAGTGAAAATAGGTAAAGGGAAAAGAACGGCATTAATTGGTAGTGCCATAATTGATATGGATAAAAGATTGAAGGAGATTGAAAAATTTGGTTTTATTACATATCAAATACTTAGTATCTCAAGACCTTGGACTTATTTTTTACCAGAGCAAGAGGAGATAAAAACGGCAAGAAGTATAAATGATGAGATTGCAGAGATCATTAATAAATATCCATCTACTTTTGGAGGCTTAGGTACCCTTCCTTTAAATAGTGACATAAACTATACTATTGAAGAAGCGGAAAGGGCTGTCAAAGATTTAGGTTTGAACGGATTTATAATAGGGACTGGTATAGGAGATGGCACAATAGATTTACCTAAATTCGAGCCATTATTGGAAGTCATATCGAAACTGGATGTACCAATATTTCTTCATCCAGGGAGCATGGCTTTAGATAAGATAATAAGTGAAGATTATAGAACCGGGGAATTAGTAAACTACTTATTTGAAACCACACATGTGCTATCACGTATAATTCTAAGTGGTATTCTAGATAAATATAAACTTAAAATTGTTGCTGCACATGGAGGAGGATATATAACATATCAATTTGGAAGATTAGATAGGGGATATGAAATTTATCCAGAGATAAAGGAAAAAATAAAAAAGAAGCCTAGTGAGTATTTAAAGGAAATATATTATGATTCAATAGTCTTCAGCAAAGAAGCATTAGAACATCTAATAAGATTTGCGGGAAAGGAACATGTAATGTTCGGTACCGATTATCCCTTTAAAATATCTGATCCAGTAGGTATGAAAAAATTACTAGAGTCCCTAGATCTTACAGAAGATGAGCTTGAACTAATATATATGAAAAATGCAAAAAAATTATATAAATTAAAATTATAA